In one Paramormyrops kingsleyae isolate MSU_618 chromosome 18, PKINGS_0.4, whole genome shotgun sequence genomic region, the following are encoded:
- the LOC111837044 gene encoding YTH domain-containing family protein 1 isoform X2: MQRPKGQASKVQNGSVHQKEASHDDFEPYLTSQSDQSNSYQSMTDPYLSSYYAPSVGFPYPLSDAPWSTGGDPPVPYLTPYGPLSNGDHHFMHDTVFGQPGGLGSSLYPHRFNFFPESPAFSAWGTGGSQGQQTASSAYGGSYSYPPSSLGGTLVDGQTGFHSDTLNKAPGMNSLEQGMVGLKIGGDVGGSAIKAVGSVIGGSVLGNGGHTVGLPPPKPTSWASVASRPAKLQLKTKVKPVGVLPPGAIKHSMDIGTWDSKGLINKVVPPIQPGPHPVQQSPQSMVPPLAMPPTALPPTQLPLQSYHSQGLPPQARWVAPRKRNLAYAQAGSTESSSSSSGSNGGPVPGGLGPGGDPHPVLEKLRATHSYNPKDFDWNLKMGRVFIIKSYSEDDIHRSIKYSIWCSTEHGNKRLDGAYRSLGAKGPLYLLFSVNGSGHFCGVAEMRSPVDYGTSAGVWAQDKWKGKFDVSWVFVKDVPNSQLRHIRLENNENKPVTNSRDTQEVPLEKAKQVLKIIATYKHTTSIFDDFSHYEKRQEEEGVVRKVTTLPMKPQQ; the protein is encoded by the coding sequence AGCAACAGCTATCAGTCGATGACCGATCCGTACCTGTCCAGCTACTACGCCCCGTCCGTCGGGTTCCCCTACCCGCTCAGCGACGCCCCCTGGTCCACTGGTGGAGACCCACCTGTCCCCTACCTGACCCCCTACGGACCCCTCAGCAATGGCGATCACCATTTTATGCACGACACTGTTTTCGGGCAGCCAGGGGGGCTTGGCAGCAGTCTGTACCCCCACAGGTTTAACTTCTTCCCGGAGAGCCCCGCCTTCTCCGCCTGGGGCACCGGCGGCTCCCAGGGGCAGCAGACGGCAAGCTCTGCCTACGGCGGAAGCTACAGTTACCCGCCCAGCTCACTAGGGGGCACTCTGGTGGACGGACAGACGGGGTTCCACAGCGACACCTTGAACAAGGCGCCCGGGATGAACAGTTTGGAGCAAGGCATGGTGGGGCTGAAGATCGGGGGCGACGTGGGCGGCTCGGCCATCAAGGCTGTGGGCTCCGTCATCGGGGGCTCGGTGCTGGGTAACGGGGGTCACACCGTCGGCCTGCCGCCGCCCAAACCCACGTCCTGGGCATCTGTGGCCAGCAGGCCCGCCAAGCTCCAGCTCAAGACCAAGGTGAAGCCGGTTGGAGTCCTGCCCCCGGGGGCCATCAAGCACAGCATGGACATCGGCACCTGGGACAGCAAGGGGCTGATCAACAAGGTGGTCCCGCCCATCCAGCCGGGCCCCCACCCTGTGCAGCAGTCCCCCCAGTCCATGGTGCCTCCTCTGGCCATGCCCCCCACTGCCTTGCCCCCCACTCAGCTACCCCTGCAGTCTTACCACAGCCAGGGCCTGCCCCCGCAAGCCCGCTGGGTGGCCCCCCGCAAACGCAACCTGGCATATGCCCAGGCCGGCAGCACCGAGagcagcagctcctccagcGGCAGCAACGGCGGCCCCGTCCCCGGGGGCCTGGGGCCCGGCGGGGACCCCCACCCAGTGCTGGAGAAGCTGAGGGCCACCCACAGCTACAATCCGAAGGACTTCGACTGGAACCTGAAGATGGGCCGCGTGTTCATCATCAAGAGCTACTCGGAGGACGACATCCACCGTTCCATCAAGTACTCCATCTGGTGCAGCACGGAGCACGGCAACAAGCGTCTGGACGGCGCCTACCGCTCGCTGGGCGCCAAGGGGCCGCTCTACCTGCTCTTCAGCGTCAACGGCAGCGGGCACTTCTGCGGCGTGGCCGAGATGCGCTCGCCCGTGGACTACGGCACCAGCGCCGGCGTGTGGGCGCAGGACAAGTGGAAGGGCAAGTTCGACGTCAGCTGGGTGTTCGTCAAGGACGTGCCCAACAGCCAGCTGCGGCACATCCGGCTGGAGAACAACGAGAACAAGCCGGTGACCAACTCGCGGGACACGCAGGAGGTGCCGCTGGAGAAGGCCAAGCAGGTGCTGAAGATCATCGCCACCTACAAGCACACCACCTCCATCTTTGATGACTTTTCTCACTACGAGaagcggcaggaggaggagggggtggtGCGCAAGGTAACTACACTTCCCATGAAGCCTCAGCAGTAG
- the LOC111837044 gene encoding YTH domain-containing family protein 1 isoform X1, with translation MSAASIDPQRPKGQASKVQNGSVHQKEASHDDFEPYLTSQSDQSNSYQSMTDPYLSSYYAPSVGFPYPLSDAPWSTGGDPPVPYLTPYGPLSNGDHHFMHDTVFGQPGGLGSSLYPHRFNFFPESPAFSAWGTGGSQGQQTASSAYGGSYSYPPSSLGGTLVDGQTGFHSDTLNKAPGMNSLEQGMVGLKIGGDVGGSAIKAVGSVIGGSVLGNGGHTVGLPPPKPTSWASVASRPAKLQLKTKVKPVGVLPPGAIKHSMDIGTWDSKGLINKVVPPIQPGPHPVQQSPQSMVPPLAMPPTALPPTQLPLQSYHSQGLPPQARWVAPRKRNLAYAQAGSTESSSSSSGSNGGPVPGGLGPGGDPHPVLEKLRATHSYNPKDFDWNLKMGRVFIIKSYSEDDIHRSIKYSIWCSTEHGNKRLDGAYRSLGAKGPLYLLFSVNGSGHFCGVAEMRSPVDYGTSAGVWAQDKWKGKFDVSWVFVKDVPNSQLRHIRLENNENKPVTNSRDTQEVPLEKAKQVLKIIATYKHTTSIFDDFSHYEKRQEEEGVVRKVTTLPMKPQQ, from the coding sequence AGCAACAGCTATCAGTCGATGACCGATCCGTACCTGTCCAGCTACTACGCCCCGTCCGTCGGGTTCCCCTACCCGCTCAGCGACGCCCCCTGGTCCACTGGTGGAGACCCACCTGTCCCCTACCTGACCCCCTACGGACCCCTCAGCAATGGCGATCACCATTTTATGCACGACACTGTTTTCGGGCAGCCAGGGGGGCTTGGCAGCAGTCTGTACCCCCACAGGTTTAACTTCTTCCCGGAGAGCCCCGCCTTCTCCGCCTGGGGCACCGGCGGCTCCCAGGGGCAGCAGACGGCAAGCTCTGCCTACGGCGGAAGCTACAGTTACCCGCCCAGCTCACTAGGGGGCACTCTGGTGGACGGACAGACGGGGTTCCACAGCGACACCTTGAACAAGGCGCCCGGGATGAACAGTTTGGAGCAAGGCATGGTGGGGCTGAAGATCGGGGGCGACGTGGGCGGCTCGGCCATCAAGGCTGTGGGCTCCGTCATCGGGGGCTCGGTGCTGGGTAACGGGGGTCACACCGTCGGCCTGCCGCCGCCCAAACCCACGTCCTGGGCATCTGTGGCCAGCAGGCCCGCCAAGCTCCAGCTCAAGACCAAGGTGAAGCCGGTTGGAGTCCTGCCCCCGGGGGCCATCAAGCACAGCATGGACATCGGCACCTGGGACAGCAAGGGGCTGATCAACAAGGTGGTCCCGCCCATCCAGCCGGGCCCCCACCCTGTGCAGCAGTCCCCCCAGTCCATGGTGCCTCCTCTGGCCATGCCCCCCACTGCCTTGCCCCCCACTCAGCTACCCCTGCAGTCTTACCACAGCCAGGGCCTGCCCCCGCAAGCCCGCTGGGTGGCCCCCCGCAAACGCAACCTGGCATATGCCCAGGCCGGCAGCACCGAGagcagcagctcctccagcGGCAGCAACGGCGGCCCCGTCCCCGGGGGCCTGGGGCCCGGCGGGGACCCCCACCCAGTGCTGGAGAAGCTGAGGGCCACCCACAGCTACAATCCGAAGGACTTCGACTGGAACCTGAAGATGGGCCGCGTGTTCATCATCAAGAGCTACTCGGAGGACGACATCCACCGTTCCATCAAGTACTCCATCTGGTGCAGCACGGAGCACGGCAACAAGCGTCTGGACGGCGCCTACCGCTCGCTGGGCGCCAAGGGGCCGCTCTACCTGCTCTTCAGCGTCAACGGCAGCGGGCACTTCTGCGGCGTGGCCGAGATGCGCTCGCCCGTGGACTACGGCACCAGCGCCGGCGTGTGGGCGCAGGACAAGTGGAAGGGCAAGTTCGACGTCAGCTGGGTGTTCGTCAAGGACGTGCCCAACAGCCAGCTGCGGCACATCCGGCTGGAGAACAACGAGAACAAGCCGGTGACCAACTCGCGGGACACGCAGGAGGTGCCGCTGGAGAAGGCCAAGCAGGTGCTGAAGATCATCGCCACCTACAAGCACACCACCTCCATCTTTGATGACTTTTCTCACTACGAGaagcggcaggaggaggagggggtggtGCGCAAGGTAACTACACTTCCCATGAAGCCTCAGCAGTAG
- the LOC111837044 gene encoding YTH domain-containing family protein 1 isoform X3 — protein MTDPYLSSYYAPSVGFPYPLSDAPWSTGGDPPVPYLTPYGPLSNGDHHFMHDTVFGQPGGLGSSLYPHRFNFFPESPAFSAWGTGGSQGQQTASSAYGGSYSYPPSSLGGTLVDGQTGFHSDTLNKAPGMNSLEQGMVGLKIGGDVGGSAIKAVGSVIGGSVLGNGGHTVGLPPPKPTSWASVASRPAKLQLKTKVKPVGVLPPGAIKHSMDIGTWDSKGLINKVVPPIQPGPHPVQQSPQSMVPPLAMPPTALPPTQLPLQSYHSQGLPPQARWVAPRKRNLAYAQAGSTESSSSSSGSNGGPVPGGLGPGGDPHPVLEKLRATHSYNPKDFDWNLKMGRVFIIKSYSEDDIHRSIKYSIWCSTEHGNKRLDGAYRSLGAKGPLYLLFSVNGSGHFCGVAEMRSPVDYGTSAGVWAQDKWKGKFDVSWVFVKDVPNSQLRHIRLENNENKPVTNSRDTQEVPLEKAKQVLKIIATYKHTTSIFDDFSHYEKRQEEEGVVRKVTTLPMKPQQ, from the coding sequence ATGACCGATCCGTACCTGTCCAGCTACTACGCCCCGTCCGTCGGGTTCCCCTACCCGCTCAGCGACGCCCCCTGGTCCACTGGTGGAGACCCACCTGTCCCCTACCTGACCCCCTACGGACCCCTCAGCAATGGCGATCACCATTTTATGCACGACACTGTTTTCGGGCAGCCAGGGGGGCTTGGCAGCAGTCTGTACCCCCACAGGTTTAACTTCTTCCCGGAGAGCCCCGCCTTCTCCGCCTGGGGCACCGGCGGCTCCCAGGGGCAGCAGACGGCAAGCTCTGCCTACGGCGGAAGCTACAGTTACCCGCCCAGCTCACTAGGGGGCACTCTGGTGGACGGACAGACGGGGTTCCACAGCGACACCTTGAACAAGGCGCCCGGGATGAACAGTTTGGAGCAAGGCATGGTGGGGCTGAAGATCGGGGGCGACGTGGGCGGCTCGGCCATCAAGGCTGTGGGCTCCGTCATCGGGGGCTCGGTGCTGGGTAACGGGGGTCACACCGTCGGCCTGCCGCCGCCCAAACCCACGTCCTGGGCATCTGTGGCCAGCAGGCCCGCCAAGCTCCAGCTCAAGACCAAGGTGAAGCCGGTTGGAGTCCTGCCCCCGGGGGCCATCAAGCACAGCATGGACATCGGCACCTGGGACAGCAAGGGGCTGATCAACAAGGTGGTCCCGCCCATCCAGCCGGGCCCCCACCCTGTGCAGCAGTCCCCCCAGTCCATGGTGCCTCCTCTGGCCATGCCCCCCACTGCCTTGCCCCCCACTCAGCTACCCCTGCAGTCTTACCACAGCCAGGGCCTGCCCCCGCAAGCCCGCTGGGTGGCCCCCCGCAAACGCAACCTGGCATATGCCCAGGCCGGCAGCACCGAGagcagcagctcctccagcGGCAGCAACGGCGGCCCCGTCCCCGGGGGCCTGGGGCCCGGCGGGGACCCCCACCCAGTGCTGGAGAAGCTGAGGGCCACCCACAGCTACAATCCGAAGGACTTCGACTGGAACCTGAAGATGGGCCGCGTGTTCATCATCAAGAGCTACTCGGAGGACGACATCCACCGTTCCATCAAGTACTCCATCTGGTGCAGCACGGAGCACGGCAACAAGCGTCTGGACGGCGCCTACCGCTCGCTGGGCGCCAAGGGGCCGCTCTACCTGCTCTTCAGCGTCAACGGCAGCGGGCACTTCTGCGGCGTGGCCGAGATGCGCTCGCCCGTGGACTACGGCACCAGCGCCGGCGTGTGGGCGCAGGACAAGTGGAAGGGCAAGTTCGACGTCAGCTGGGTGTTCGTCAAGGACGTGCCCAACAGCCAGCTGCGGCACATCCGGCTGGAGAACAACGAGAACAAGCCGGTGACCAACTCGCGGGACACGCAGGAGGTGCCGCTGGAGAAGGCCAAGCAGGTGCTGAAGATCATCGCCACCTACAAGCACACCACCTCCATCTTTGATGACTTTTCTCACTACGAGaagcggcaggaggaggagggggtggtGCGCAAGGTAACTACACTTCCCATGAAGCCTCAGCAGTAG